In Brevundimonas subvibrioides, a genomic segment contains:
- the dnaN gene encoding DNA polymerase III subunit beta has translation MQLTIERSALLKALGHVQSVVERRNTIPILSNVLLSAGRDRLSFAATDLDMEIVDEADATVQVEGQITAPAHTLYEIVRKLPDGAEVALTYNGDDPRLTVQAGRSKFNLPVLPAGDFPVMSTDQSGARFTLMKDDLARLIDKTRFAVSTEETRYYLNGLYLHTVSEAGIPLLRAVATDGHRLALAETPAPEGAAGGPGVIVPRKTIDQVRRLLDDGTGAVEISISPQKIRFEFGQASLTSKVIDGAFPDYMRVIPKGNDKQADIDNAVFASAVDRVATISAEKSRSVKLAFELDRVTLTVRNMEAGQGVEEVEIGYSEAPFEIGFNARYLLDVAGQITGENATFLFADPASPTLVLDPGDPGVQYVLMPLRV, from the coding sequence ATGCAACTGACCATCGAACGATCCGCGCTCCTGAAGGCCCTGGGCCATGTGCAGAGCGTGGTCGAACGCCGGAACACCATTCCGATCCTGTCCAATGTCCTGCTGTCGGCCGGCCGCGACCGCCTGAGCTTCGCCGCCACAGACCTCGACATGGAGATCGTGGACGAGGCCGACGCCACCGTTCAGGTCGAGGGCCAGATCACCGCCCCCGCCCACACCCTGTACGAGATCGTGCGCAAGCTTCCCGACGGGGCCGAGGTCGCCCTGACCTACAACGGCGACGATCCGCGCCTGACGGTCCAGGCGGGCCGTTCCAAATTCAACCTGCCGGTCCTGCCGGCCGGCGACTTTCCCGTCATGTCGACCGACCAGTCGGGCGCGCGCTTCACCCTGATGAAGGACGACCTGGCCCGTCTGATCGACAAGACCCGGTTTGCCGTCTCGACCGAGGAGACGCGCTACTATCTGAACGGCCTGTACCTGCACACGGTGTCCGAGGCGGGCATCCCGCTGCTGCGGGCCGTGGCGACCGACGGCCACCGCCTGGCCCTGGCCGAGACGCCCGCGCCGGAGGGCGCCGCCGGCGGTCCCGGCGTGATCGTGCCCAGGAAGACCATCGATCAGGTCCGCCGCCTGCTGGACGACGGCACCGGCGCGGTCGAGATTTCGATCAGCCCGCAGAAGATCCGCTTCGAATTCGGCCAGGCCTCCCTGACCTCCAAGGTCATCGACGGGGCCTTCCCCGACTATATGCGCGTCATCCCCAAGGGGAACGACAAGCAGGCCGATATCGACAACGCCGTCTTCGCCTCGGCCGTGGATCGCGTCGCCACCATCTCGGCGGAAAAGAGCCGGTCGGTGAAACTGGCTTTCGAGCTGGACCGGGTGACCCTGACGGTGCGCAACATGGAGGCCGGTCAGGGCGTGGAGGAGGTCGAGATCGGCTATTCCGAAGCCCCGTTCGAGATCGGCTTCAACGCGCGCTATCTGCTGGACGTCGCTGGCCAGATCACGGGCGAGAACGCCACCTTCCTGTTCGCCGACCCGGCTAGCCCCACGCTCGTGCTCGATCCGGGCGATCCGGGCGTCCAGTATGTGCTGATGCCGCTGCGGGTGTGA
- a CDS encoding YdeI/OmpD-associated family protein, protein MTFKVGASQPRVHYDDLVEEALAFGWVDSLPRKLDDQRTMLLMSSRKPGSNWSKANKARIERLEAAGLMHPAGLLKIERARADGSWTALDAVDRLELPADLAMAFDQHPGAAATFATFPPSTRRGILEWIGHAKRPETRAARIADTAGKAARGERANQWRKP, encoded by the coding sequence GTGACCTTCAAGGTCGGAGCCTCGCAACCGCGCGTGCACTACGACGATCTGGTCGAGGAGGCTCTGGCTTTCGGCTGGGTCGACAGTCTGCCGAGGAAGCTGGACGATCAGCGCACGATGCTCCTGATGTCTTCGAGGAAGCCCGGCTCCAACTGGTCGAAGGCCAACAAGGCGCGGATCGAAAGACTGGAGGCCGCCGGGCTGATGCATCCGGCGGGCCTCCTGAAGATCGAACGGGCCCGCGCGGACGGATCCTGGACCGCACTCGACGCCGTCGACCGGCTGGAGCTTCCTGCGGACCTGGCGATGGCGTTCGACCAGCACCCCGGCGCGGCGGCGACGTTCGCCACCTTTCCACCCTCGACACGCCGCGGCATTCTTGAGTGGATCGGCCATGCGAAGCGTCCGGAAACGCGGGCGGCCCGCATCGCCGACACCGCCGGGAAGGCGGCCAGGGGCGAGCGCGCCAACCAGTGGCGCAAGCCCTGA
- the recF gene encoding DNA replication/repair protein RecF (All proteins in this family for which functions are known are DNA-binding proteins that assist the filamentation of RecA onto DNA for the initiation of recombination or recombinational repair.) produces the protein MIRSLTLTDFRSYAAATLSVGTGPVVLHGPNGAGKTNLLEALSLFTPGKGLRGATAQEMGRREPGETGGRAWAVALTLEGADGDDLRLGTGVQVAGAGRRMVRIEGETAQPGRLLDYLRPVWATPEQDRLFSDARAERLKFFDRLVFAADPGHAAAVAGYEKALRERLRLLVDGAEGREADPLWLDALEARLGETGARAASARARALAVLQGAIDARAERPFPQADLGLEGAAETAAADGADDEAIAADIREGLARSRGRDASAGRSLFGPHRTDLTALHREKNRPAAEGSSGEQKALVLNLILAQIGRLKATGGPTPAPPVLLLDEAPAHLDAGRRAALFDEIVALDLQAFMTGTEADLFAPLRGRAAFVRVEGGALVQG, from the coding sequence TTGATCCGCTCGCTGACCCTGACCGATTTCCGGTCCTATGCCGCCGCCACCCTGTCCGTAGGCACAGGTCCCGTGGTGCTGCATGGGCCGAACGGGGCGGGCAAGACCAACCTGCTGGAAGCGCTCAGCCTGTTCACCCCCGGCAAGGGGCTGCGGGGCGCGACGGCACAGGAGATGGGTCGGCGCGAACCCGGCGAGACCGGTGGCCGGGCCTGGGCCGTGGCCCTGACGCTGGAGGGAGCCGACGGTGACGACCTGCGTCTGGGCACCGGGGTTCAGGTCGCGGGCGCCGGGCGGCGCATGGTGCGCATCGAGGGCGAGACCGCCCAGCCCGGGCGATTGCTGGACTATCTGCGGCCCGTCTGGGCAACGCCGGAGCAGGACCGTCTGTTCTCGGACGCGCGGGCCGAGCGGCTGAAGTTCTTCGACCGGCTGGTGTTCGCTGCCGACCCGGGCCATGCGGCGGCAGTGGCGGGGTACGAAAAGGCGCTGCGCGAGCGTTTGCGGCTGCTGGTCGACGGGGCCGAAGGGCGAGAGGCCGATCCCCTGTGGCTGGATGCGCTGGAAGCCCGTCTGGGCGAGACCGGGGCGCGGGCGGCCTCGGCGCGGGCGCGGGCGCTGGCGGTGCTGCAGGGCGCGATCGACGCGCGGGCCGAACGCCCCTTTCCCCAGGCCGATCTGGGCCTGGAGGGCGCGGCAGAGACGGCCGCGGCAGACGGGGCCGACGACGAGGCCATCGCCGCAGACATCCGCGAAGGGCTGGCCCGGTCCCGGGGCCGCGACGCGTCCGCCGGGCGTTCGCTGTTCGGCCCGCACCGCACCGACCTGACCGCACTCCATCGCGAGAAGAACCGCCCGGCCGCCGAGGGGTCGTCCGGCGAGCAGAAGGCTCTGGTCCTGAACCTGATCCTGGCCCAGATCGGGCGGCTGAAGGCGACGGGCGGCCCGACGCCCGCCCCGCCCGTCCTGCTGCTGGACGAGGCCCCGGCGCATCTGGATGCCGGTCGCCGCGCGGCCCTGTTCGACGAGATCGTGGCCCTGGACCTCCAGGCCTTCATGACCGGTACGGAGGCGGACCTGTTCGCGCCTCTCAGGGGACGAGCCGCCTTCGTGCGGGTCGAGGGCGGAGCCCTGGTCCAGGGCTAG
- a CDS encoding cation:proton antiporter, producing MPHADSLISTLVAGFVLAFVFGMMANRLKLSPLVGYLVAGVVVGPYTIGFVADMELAPQLAEIGVILLMFGVGLHFSPADLMKVRKVAIPGALVQIASATLLGWALGRFLLGLGDIEALLMGFALSVASTVVLMRALEERRQNRGEVGRIAVGWLIVEDLVIVIALVMLPMIVLPAGTAVDPAALALNVGWTLLKVAGFVLAMLFVGGRVLPWLLVRIAHTRSRELFTLGVLAIALGIAWIAWSLFHSFALGAFLAGLVLNGTPLGHNAAERSLPLRDAFAVLFFVSVGMLFDPTILWREPLSVLGVLGIVIVGKTIAALAITRIFRLDRATGLTVGASLAQVGEFSFILAALGLSLGAMSQQTHDLVLAAALLSISLNPFVFVFMDRIGGKPPGARVKGEVNPATA from the coding sequence ATGCCCCATGCCGACAGCCTGATTTCCACCCTCGTTGCCGGCTTCGTGCTGGCGTTCGTGTTCGGGATGATGGCCAACCGGCTGAAGCTGTCGCCCCTGGTCGGTTACCTCGTCGCCGGGGTGGTGGTCGGGCCCTATACGATCGGTTTCGTGGCCGACATGGAGCTGGCCCCTCAGCTGGCCGAGATCGGGGTGATCCTGCTGATGTTCGGGGTCGGGCTGCATTTCTCGCCTGCGGATCTGATGAAGGTCCGGAAGGTCGCCATCCCGGGGGCCCTGGTCCAGATCGCCTCGGCGACCCTGCTGGGCTGGGCGCTCGGGCGGTTCCTGCTGGGGCTGGGCGACATCGAGGCCCTGCTGATGGGCTTCGCCCTGTCGGTCGCCTCCACCGTCGTCCTGATGCGGGCGCTGGAGGAGCGACGCCAGAACAGGGGCGAGGTCGGGCGGATCGCCGTCGGCTGGCTGATCGTCGAGGATCTGGTGATCGTCATCGCCCTGGTCATGCTGCCCATGATCGTGCTTCCGGCCGGAACGGCAGTCGATCCGGCCGCCCTGGCGCTGAACGTCGGCTGGACCCTGCTCAAGGTCGCGGGCTTCGTCCTTGCCATGCTGTTCGTCGGCGGGCGCGTTCTGCCCTGGCTGCTGGTGCGGATCGCCCATACCCGGTCGAGGGAGCTGTTCACCCTGGGCGTCCTGGCCATCGCGCTCGGCATCGCCTGGATCGCCTGGTCTCTGTTCCACTCCTTCGCGCTCGGGGCCTTCCTGGCCGGGCTGGTGCTGAACGGCACACCGCTGGGCCACAACGCGGCCGAGCGGTCCCTGCCGCTGCGCGATGCCTTCGCCGTCCTGTTCTTCGTCTCGGTCGGCATGCTGTTCGACCCGACCATCCTGTGGCGCGAGCCCCTGTCGGTGCTGGGCGTTCTGGGCATCGTCATCGTCGGCAAGACGATCGCGGCGCTGGCCATCACGCGGATCTTCAGGCTGGACCGGGCCACCGGCCTGACGGTCGGGGCCAGTCTCGCCCAGGTGGGCGAGTTCTCCTTCATCCTGGCGGCGCTCGGCCTGTCGCTGGGGGCCATGAGCCAGCAGACCCACGACCTGGTGCTGGCCGCCGCCCTGCTGTCGATCTCGCTGAACCCCTTCGTCTTCGTCTTCATGGACCGCATCGGCGGCAAGCCGCCCGGCGCGCGCGTCAAGGGCGAGGTCAACCCGGCGACGGCCTAG
- a CDS encoding ribbon-helix-helix domain-containing protein, whose translation MTTMTFTLPESLSAFIDAEVATEGYASGADYLRALIREQQARKSLRQMILDGAASGPCEAVDEAYFQRLRDRVRSGRNAAE comes from the coding sequence ATGACGACCATGACATTCACCCTGCCCGAAAGCCTGAGCGCTTTCATCGATGCGGAGGTCGCCACCGAAGGCTACGCGTCCGGGGCGGACTATCTGCGCGCCCTGATCCGCGAGCAGCAGGCGCGAAAAAGCTTGCGCCAAATGATCCTGGACGGCGCGGCGTCCGGGCCGTGCGAAGCCGTCGACGAGGCCTATTTCCAACGCCTCCGCGATCGGGTCAGGTCCGGTCGTAACGCGGCGGAATGA
- a CDS encoding type II toxin-antitoxin system RelE/ParE family toxin has translation MIRKAFGARPEAIRDSNKIVDHYLTTAGDRIAERFIDALEATYAGIATEPQIGSTRYAHELGVERLRSRRLKHFPYLVFYVELDDRIEVWRVLHAQRDIPRRIDDGEG, from the coding sequence ATGATCCGCAAGGCCTTTGGCGCGCGGCCTGAGGCCATCAGAGATTCCAACAAGATCGTCGATCATTACCTGACGACGGCCGGCGATCGGATCGCGGAACGCTTCATCGACGCACTGGAGGCCACCTACGCCGGGATCGCCACGGAGCCCCAGATCGGATCGACGCGCTATGCACACGAACTCGGTGTGGAGCGGCTGCGATCCCGGAGGCTGAAGCACTTCCCCTATCTGGTCTTCTACGTCGAGCTGGACGACCGGATCGAGGTCTGGCGGGTCCTTCACGCCCAGCGGGACATCCCGCGCCGGATCGACGACGGCGAGGGTTGA